Genomic segment of Aerosakkonema funiforme FACHB-1375:
GTCATGGCTTGGAGGAGAATAATCCGCCAACGTCAACCCTATTAGCTGGAATTAAGCGGTTTGCCCCACAATTCCAGCCATAATTAGGTTGAATTTAAGGAGGTGAATCAAGTTCCTGACTTCTGTGGGCAAATATATCAAAAAGTATTCAATTAGCCCATAAAACATAGAGTAACGACCTATGGAAGTAGCAGGTTGACGCCACAGCCTTGAATCAAAAAACGTTGATTGGCGTTGCTGAAAGCGTAATTGCCCCAAACGGTTGCAAAACCGCATTTACGAGACTCAGGCTTTCAACTGCAAGTCTCTTCCCAGCATCGGGGCGTACATCCAAACCTGAAAGCAATCAGCTTTTAGCTGTTACCAATTAGTTAACAGTTAAAAGCGAATAGTTCAGAGATATTGGGTGCGATGTACTTGGGTAAAACCAAGAAATCAATGGGTTTACACACGTTTTGAAAGGCAGACTTAAAATAAATGGCAATCAAAGACCAGCCTCAACCTCCTCGTTTTCGCCAGATTGGCAGTATTCTTTTATTGCTGTCCAGCTTGTTCCTGCTAGCGAACTTGTTTTTACCGAGTTTGTTTGGCCCCCAGATTCCTAGAGTTCCCTACAGCTTGTTTATTCACCAAGTCGAAGAACAACAGGTCGAGCGTGCCTTGGTTGGTCAAAACGAAATTCGTTATCAGATCAAAGGTGAAGAAGGTCAGCCAGGGCAAGTGCTTTCTACTACACCCATTTTCGATCTAAACTTGCCCACACTCCTACAGGAAAAAGGGGTTGAATTTGCTGCTCCCCCACCACCTAAGAATACCTGGTTTACCAGTTTACTAGGTTGGGTGATACCTCCGCTGATCTTTATTGCTATTTGGCAGTTTTTCATCGGTCGTGGCGGTGGCCCTCAAGGTGCGATCTCGATCGGCAAGAGCAAAGCTAAGGTTTATGTAGAAAACGAGGGAACTAAAATCACCTTTACCGATGTTGCTGGGGTGGAAGAAGCCAAGACGGAATTGGTGGAAATCGTCGATTTTCTGAAGAATCCCGGTCGTTTCACTCAAATTGGGGCGCGTATCCCCAAAGGTGTGCTGTTGGTAGGCCCCCCTGGTACTGGGAAAACTTTGCTAGCCAAAGCTGTGGCTGGGGAAGCCGGCGTACCGTTCTTCAGCATCTCCGGATCGGAGTTTGTGGAACTGTTCGTCGGCGTAGGTTCGGCACGGGTGCGGGATTTGTTCGAGCAAGCGAAGAAGCAGGCTCCTTGTATAATTTTTATCGACGAGCTGGATGCGATCGGTAAGTCCCGCAGTAGCAACGGTTTTTACGGTGGTAATGACGAACGCGAACAAACTCTTAACCAGTTGCTGACGGAAATGGATGGTTTTGCCGCAACCAATACAACAGTGATTGTGCTGGCAGCTACTAATCGTCCGGAAACTCTAGACCCGGCACTGCTGCGTCCCGGACGTTTCGATCGTCAAGTGTTGGTAGACCGTCCGGATCTGGCCGGTCGCGAAGCAATTCTGAAGATTCACGCCCAAAAAGTCAAGCTGGGGGCGGATGTTAACATCAAAGCGATCGCTACCCGCACTCCCGGTTTTGCCGGTGCAGATTTGGCAAACTTAATTAACGAAGCCGCTTTGCTGGCAGCGCGGAATCGCCGCGAAGCTGTGGCCCAAGCAGACTTGACGGAAGCGATCGAGCGCGTCGTCGCCGGTTTGGAAAAGAAAAGCCGCGTCCTCAACGATAAAGAGAAAAAGATTGTCGCCTATCACGAAGTCGGTCACGCTTTGGTTGGCTTCTTGATGCCCGGTAGCGGTAAAGTGGAGAAAATTTCGATCGTCCCTCG
This window contains:
- the ftsH4 gene encoding ATP-dependent zinc metalloprotease FtsH4: MAIKDQPQPPRFRQIGSILLLLSSLFLLANLFLPSLFGPQIPRVPYSLFIHQVEEQQVERALVGQNEIRYQIKGEEGQPGQVLSTTPIFDLNLPTLLQEKGVEFAAPPPPKNTWFTSLLGWVIPPLIFIAIWQFFIGRGGGPQGAISIGKSKAKVYVENEGTKITFTDVAGVEEAKTELVEIVDFLKNPGRFTQIGARIPKGVLLVGPPGTGKTLLAKAVAGEAGVPFFSISGSEFVELFVGVGSARVRDLFEQAKKQAPCIIFIDELDAIGKSRSSNGFYGGNDEREQTLNQLLTEMDGFAATNTTVIVLAATNRPETLDPALLRPGRFDRQVLVDRPDLAGREAILKIHAQKVKLGADVNIKAIATRTPGFAGADLANLINEAALLAARNRREAVAQADLTEAIERVVAGLEKKSRVLNDKEKKIVAYHEVGHALVGFLMPGSGKVEKISIVPRGMAALGYTLKLPTEDRFLMDEAELRGEIATLLGGRAAEEIVFGSITTGASNDLQRATDLAERMVTSYGMSKVLGPLAYEKGQQSMFLGDGMPNPRRAVSDDTAQAIDREVKEIVETAHHQALDILKTNRDLLETISTKLLETEVIEGEELHKLLGQVKSVTPAMATV